Proteins encoded by one window of Desulfobaculum bizertense DSM 18034:
- a CDS encoding prepilin-type N-terminal cleavage/methylation domain-containing protein — MQTLQAGRRAEGFTLLELMLVLCLVSILVGWSCLSLRQIWRGRGLSGCEEHFSTLCEHARNRAILSGFPCVLEYSFQRHCWRTRLLPPQSISLDNAVGEQWALGAGLRVREILLEQGKHIRGGVGKLFFSTRGRTHRAVVVFEDAEGEQLPLAVRSVIPGCERCPLPQQFLQAKAVQ; from the coding sequence ATGCAGACATTGCAAGCTGGCAGGAGAGCTGAGGGGTTTACACTTCTTGAATTGATGCTTGTCTTGTGTCTGGTCAGCATTCTTGTTGGCTGGTCCTGTTTGTCTTTGCGTCAGATATGGCGCGGCAGGGGGCTGTCTGGCTGTGAGGAACATTTTTCTACTCTGTGCGAGCACGCGCGGAACAGGGCGATTCTTTCCGGGTTTCCCTGTGTGCTGGAATACAGCTTTCAGCGCCACTGCTGGCGGACTCGGCTTTTGCCACCGCAGAGCATTTCTTTGGACAATGCGGTTGGCGAACAGTGGGCCTTGGGCGCTGGGCTTCGGGTTCGGGAAATCCTTCTGGAGCAGGGAAAGCACATTCGGGGAGGTGTGGGAAAACTCTTTTTTTCTACGCGGGGCAGAACGCACCGGGCTGTTGTTGTTTTTGAGGATGCAGAAGGCGAGCAGCTTCCTCTTGCTGTTCGTTCTGTGATTCCCGGTTGTGAGCGCTGTCCTCTTCCTCAACAATTTTTGCAGGCAAAGGCCGTACAATGA
- the gspG gene encoding type II secretion system major pseudopilin GspG, with translation MKQRDLSQRGHQNGFTLIELMVVIVILGILAGLVVPKLMDEPDRARAVKARLQIESLGTALQRYCLDNGQFPSTEQGLEALVECPVTGRIPQQYPRTGYMDRIPQDPWGNRYVYVSPGQYGDYDLACYGADGMPGGDGRDADIASWQES, from the coding sequence ATGAAACAGCGCGACCTTTCACAGCGTGGGCATCAAAACGGGTTCACGCTGATTGAACTGATGGTTGTCATTGTGATTTTGGGGATTTTGGCGGGGCTTGTTGTGCCAAAGCTCATGGATGAACCTGACCGGGCACGCGCGGTAAAAGCCCGGCTCCAGATTGAAAGCCTTGGAACGGCGCTCCAGCGTTACTGTCTGGACAACGGACAGTTTCCGAGCACAGAACAGGGGCTGGAGGCCTTGGTTGAATGTCCTGTAACAGGGCGCATTCCACAGCAGTATCCGCGAACAGGCTACATGGACCGGATTCCGCAGGACCCGTGGGGAAACCGGTATGTGTATGTGAGTCCCGGACAGTACGGAGATTACGATCTGGCCTGCTATGGTGCAGATGGTATGCCCGGAGGAGATGGTCGAGATGCAGACATTGCAAGCTGGCAGGAGAGCTGA
- a CDS encoding type II secretion system protein GspK: MTWQKWSASRQRGAVLPLVLCILAFSALVLLRQERLAQVRQGAWQHVKDTEQARWLARIGETRLRYALAGKGGTVMRAEELSALCSRALREIQPACGSLLCTVEDETGKFPLAQLRVVPEQQFWNGTGFAGVGVRLVQEIGARQGFPVERRVAVRAIRGLRDWTDLDTSEAEVRQGPESDWITAQGEKRPRPNANLRALNELQLVPELSPVRGLWTHAEAAALLSSLVTLSPTGGRINVQTAPDAVLVALFRGKNGREYGKKLCSARRQSQNSAWYSDFFEAHPDARTRWPSGFVREDLRCVRVRVTAEYRTVSYCLTACYRLNSLSNMCPELLEIYGVAQATQEKRWSSLHKKSRERVTSRSSLGFR, encoded by the coding sequence ATGACGTGGCAGAAATGGTCCGCGAGTAGACAACGGGGAGCAGTTCTTCCTCTGGTTTTGTGTATTCTGGCATTTTCTGCGCTTGTTCTGCTTCGGCAGGAACGCCTTGCACAGGTCAGGCAGGGGGCGTGGCAGCATGTCAAAGACACAGAACAGGCTCGCTGGCTTGCCCGTATTGGAGAAACGCGTCTTCGTTATGCCCTTGCCGGAAAGGGGGGCACAGTGATGCGTGCCGAAGAACTGAGCGCCTTGTGTTCTCGAGCGCTCAGGGAGATTCAGCCAGCGTGTGGCTCCCTGCTGTGTACGGTGGAGGATGAAACCGGAAAGTTTCCTTTGGCTCAGCTCCGTGTTGTGCCAGAGCAGCAGTTTTGGAACGGGACCGGATTTGCTGGCGTCGGCGTTCGTCTTGTGCAGGAGATTGGCGCCAGACAGGGATTCCCGGTGGAGCGTCGCGTTGCTGTACGAGCCATTCGAGGCCTTCGGGACTGGACAGACCTTGATACAAGCGAGGCGGAAGTCAGGCAGGGTCCAGAATCAGACTGGATCACCGCACAGGGAGAAAAGCGTCCCCGGCCGAATGCGAACCTGCGCGCGCTGAATGAACTGCAACTTGTCCCAGAGCTGTCTCCTGTACGGGGGCTTTGGACGCACGCAGAGGCAGCAGCTCTTTTGTCTTCTCTTGTGACGCTGAGTCCCACCGGAGGACGGATAAACGTCCAGACCGCGCCTGACGCTGTGCTGGTCGCACTCTTTCGGGGGAAGAACGGGCGGGAGTATGGAAAAAAGCTGTGTTCAGCACGACGGCAGTCGCAGAATTCCGCCTGGTATTCAGATTTTTTTGAGGCGCACCCAGACGCCCGGACGCGTTGGCCTTCCGGTTTTGTGCGGGAAGACCTGCGCTGTGTTCGGGTCAGGGTGACAGCAGAGTATCGGACCGTAAGCTATTGTTTGACGGCATGTTACAGATTGAATTCTCTTTCGAATATGTGCCCTGAGCTTTTAGAAATATATGGCGTGGCACAGGCCACGCAGGAAAAGAGATGGAGCAGTTTACACAAGAAAAGCAGAGAACGCGTCACATCCCGCTCCAGCTTGGGCTTTCGCTAG